The following coding sequences lie in one Populus trichocarpa isolate Nisqually-1 chromosome 14, P.trichocarpa_v4.1, whole genome shotgun sequence genomic window:
- the LOC7491294 gene encoding protein SENESCENCE-ASSOCIATED GENE 21, mitochondrial, whose product MARSSSNAKVISGLISRAINGRGFSADASQGAAVPKARSGADAMVKKTGEEVGKSTEKTSWVPDPRTGFYRPGNVAEEIDEAGLRASLLKKH is encoded by the coding sequence aTGGCTCGTTCTTCCTCAAACGCAAAGGTCATCTCTGGCTTGATCAGCAGGGCGATCAACGGCAGAGGATTCTCAGCTGATGCATCACAAGGAGCTGCTGTGCCCAAGGCAAGAAGCGGTGCTGATGCCATGGTGAAGAAAACAGGGGAGGAGGTTGGCAAGTCTACCGAGAAGACTTCCTGGGTTCCAGATCCTCGTACTGGATTCTACAGACCAGGGAATGTTGCTGAGGAAATCGATGAGGCTGGATTACGTGCTTCCCTCTTGAAGAAACATTGA